From a region of the Mercurialis annua linkage group LG1-X, ddMerAnnu1.2, whole genome shotgun sequence genome:
- the LOC126665068 gene encoding CASP-like protein 4B1: MSISDDIEVMPSKETESPGRTPVPSAPPVAVDTETGTGSGSGSGFGIAAIKRRWQREAVLQRGSLALRGLGFLFSLLGFIIMASNKHGDWKNFDRYEEYRYLLGISILSTLYSGGQVLRHVHELSTGKLILQRQTSIMVDFIGDQLLSYLLISSASTAIPLTNRMREGADNIFTDSSAASISMAFFAFFVLALSALISGYKLSTQSYI, from the exons ATGTCAATCTCCGACGATATAGAAGTAATGCCCAGTAAAGAAACTGAATCACCGGGGCGGACACCGGTACCGTCGGCTCCCCCGGTGGCTGTTGATACAGAGACGGGAACCGGGTCTGGTTCTGGGTCTGGATTTGGGATAGCGGCGATCAAGAGAAGGTGGCAGAGAGAAGCGGTTTTGCAGAGAGGATCATTGGCTCTGAGAGGATTGGGATTTTTATTCTCTTTGCTTGGTTTTATTATCATGGCGAGTAATAAACATGGGGATTGGAAGAATTTTGATAGATATGAAGAATACAg GTATTTATTGGGAATATCTATACTTTCAACGTTATACAGTGGAGGACAAGTGTTGAGACATGTTCATGAGCTTTCCACTGGAAAACTTATTCTTCAACGTCAGACTTCTATTATGGTTGATTTCATTGGTGATCAG CTTCTATCATATCTCTTGATATCCTCAGCTTCAACGGCCATTCCGTTAACAAATCGGATGCGAGAAGGGGCCGATAACATATTTACGGACTCATCTGCAGCATCCATTAGCATGGCATTCTTTGCATTCTTTGTGTTGGCACTGTCTGCACTTATTTCAGGATACAAGTTGTCTACTCAATCTTACATTTAA